A window of bacterium contains these coding sequences:
- a CDS encoding galactose mutarotase: MKIFKIVVGVAVFLLFVECQNRGVTKMKITKQPFGQTEDDVPVDLFTLVNETGMEAKITNYGAIVVSLKVKDRKGDYGDVVLGYDSLKQYIDNNPYFGAIVGRYGNRIDKGKFTLDGVEYILATNDGENHLHGGIKGFDKVVWDAEPINGKEPALKLSYLSKDGEEGYPGNLNVTVTYTLTNGNALEIDYKATTDKPTVLNLTNHSYFNLAGAGEGDILDHVLWINADKTTTVVKGLIPTGELKSVTNTPFDFRKPTCIGERINADDKQLELGPGYDCNWVLNDWDGSLKLAVTLLEQKSGRFMEVLTTEPGMQFYSGNFLDGTIKGKKGKIYSYRSAVVLEADH; encoded by the coding sequence ATGAAAATTTTTAAAATAGTAGTCGGTGTTGCGGTTTTTTTACTTTTTGTGGAATGTCAAAATAGAGGAGTAACAAAGATGAAAATTACAAAACAACCTTTCGGACAGACTGAGGATGATGTTCCTGTTGATTTGTTTACTTTAGTTAATGAAACTGGAATGGAGGCAAAAATTACTAACTATGGAGCTATTGTTGTATCATTAAAAGTGAAAGACCGTAAAGGAGATTACGGTGACGTTGTTCTCGGCTATGATTCTTTAAAACAATATATTGATAATAATCCATATTTCGGAGCAATTGTCGGCCGGTACGGAAACAGGATAGACAAAGGCAAGTTCACATTAGATGGCGTAGAATATATCTTGGCAACCAATGACGGCGAAAACCATCTGCATGGCGGAATAAAAGGATTCGATAAAGTCGTCTGGGATGCAGAACCTATTAATGGTAAAGAACCTGCACTTAAACTGAGCTATTTAAGTAAAGACGGTGAAGAAGGTTATCCTGGTAATTTAAATGTAACAGTTACTTATACCCTTACTAATGGTAACGCATTAGAAATAGATTATAAGGCGACTACTGATAAACCGACTGTTCTTAATTTGACTAATCATTCTTATTTTAACCTTGCAGGTGCGGGTGAGGGTGATATTCTGGATCATGTCCTCTGGATTAACGCTGATAAAACCACAACTGTTGTAAAGGGGCTGATTCCTACGGGTGAATTGAAATCTGTAACTAATACACCTTTTGATTTCAGAAAACCTACTTGCATTGGTGAAAGGATTAATGCAGATGACAAACAATTGGAATTGGGACCAGGGTATGATTGTAATTGGGTCTTAAATGATTGGGACGGATCGTTGAAATTGGCTGTTACGCTTTTAGAACAAAAAAGTGGCCGGTTTATGGAAGTACTTACAACAGAACCGGGTATGCAGTTTTATTCCGGTAATTTCCTTGACGGAACAATTAAGGGTAAAAAAGGAAAGATTTACTCATATCGCTCAGCAGTAGTTCTTGAAGCAGATCATTT
- a CDS encoding alpha-L-fucosidase, producing MKRIKILGVVFFALLITTGCSKSAKKYTPDWVSLKHHETPQWLKDGKFGIYTHWGIYCYSATRGNATWNSYAAYQRPKSKAAQDFYKKYGKVTTEFGYKDLIPKFTAEKFNAEEWADLFAKSGAKFAGPVAEHHDGFAMWDTKWSDWNAAKMGPKRDVVGELEKAIKGKGLKFVTAFHHAANWFFFPTWDKTKDCSNPAYSGLYGPIHKKGAIRNKEFLDEWYGKLVEVVDKYDPDYVWFDFALDMIQEDYVKNFVAYYYNKAIDRGKDVIISYKHDDLPPGAGIYDLELGQEPELTHYDWITDTSIDDQGAWGYIPNLNYKSVNRLVDNLVDRVSKNGYLLLNIGPKWDGTIPEGAKRGLLGMGKWLKVNGEAIYGTTSWTKYGEGPTGVKIGDEGDAMFNESDIKYTKEDIRFTVKGNVLYAIILDWPGESVLIKSLVPLDGDEEFPGYYIYPNEIQKITMLGDGKELNWKIIKGKGLKVDMPKEKPCENAFVLKIERS from the coding sequence ATGAAACGTATTAAAATCTTAGGGGTTGTATTTTTTGCGCTTTTAATCACTACTGGTTGTTCAAAAAGCGCGAAGAAATATACACCTGATTGGGTGAGCTTGAAACATCATGAGACACCTCAATGGCTTAAGGATGGAAAATTTGGTATTTATACGCATTGGGGAATTTACTGCTATTCTGCAACCCGTGGGAATGCTACCTGGAATTCATATGCTGCTTATCAAAGACCAAAATCCAAAGCAGCTCAGGATTTTTATAAGAAATATGGAAAAGTTACTACTGAATTCGGCTACAAAGATTTGATTCCCAAATTTACTGCTGAGAAGTTTAATGCTGAAGAATGGGCAGATCTTTTTGCCAAATCCGGTGCAAAGTTTGCAGGGCCGGTAGCAGAACATCATGATGGATTTGCAATGTGGGATACTAAATGGTCTGATTGGAATGCTGCAAAGATGGGTCCTAAACGAGATGTTGTTGGTGAACTGGAGAAAGCTATAAAAGGAAAGGGCCTGAAGTTTGTCACAGCCTTTCATCATGCGGCAAATTGGTTTTTCTTCCCGACATGGGACAAAACAAAAGATTGTAGTAATCCTGCCTATTCTGGATTATACGGTCCGATTCATAAAAAAGGTGCAATTCGAAATAAGGAATTTCTTGATGAATGGTATGGAAAACTTGTTGAAGTAGTTGATAAATACGATCCTGACTATGTATGGTTCGATTTTGCTCTTGATATGATACAGGAAGATTATGTAAAGAATTTCGTTGCTTATTACTACAACAAGGCTATTGACCGAGGAAAGGATGTAATTATTTCTTACAAGCACGATGATCTACCTCCAGGTGCAGGGATTTATGATCTTGAACTCGGCCAGGAACCTGAATTAACGCACTATGATTGGATTACAGACACTTCAATTGATGATCAGGGTGCATGGGGATATATCCCGAATCTTAATTACAAATCAGTAAATCGATTGGTTGATAATCTTGTTGACAGAGTCAGCAAGAATGGTTATCTATTATTAAATATCGGGCCAAAATGGGACGGCACTATTCCTGAAGGCGCTAAAAGGGGTCTTTTAGGAATGGGAAAATGGCTTAAAGTAAATGGTGAAGCCATTTACGGAACAACTTCTTGGACAAAATATGGCGAAGGCCCTACAGGTGTAAAAATCGGTGATGAAGGTGACGCCATGTTTAATGAATCTGATATAAAGTACACAAAAGAAGACATACGCTTTACTGTAAAAGGTAATGTGTTGTACGCAATTATACTGGACTGGCCAGGGGAATCAGTTTTGATTAAAAGCTTAGTGCCTCTGGATGGCGATGAAGAATTTCCCGGTTATTATATTTATCCAAATGAGATCCAAAAAATTACAATGCTCGGAGATGGGAAAGAGTTAAATTGGAAAATTATTAAAGGTAAGGGTTTGAAAGTTGATATGCCTAAAGAAAAACCATGTGAAAACGCATTTGTTCTGAAAATTGAAAGGTCTTGA